A single Pseudobdellovibrionaceae bacterium DNA region contains:
- a CDS encoding SH3 domain-containing protein translates to MNRGLTCLIVLSVMILSSQAQALCVSAFEANLRKGPGGKFPISWVVGRYTPLIKLESKGRWYRVEDQDGEKHWVSASLVTTSYQCVSVKGATANLRSGPGTNFSGIHYGFADKYTPFKRINLKNDWYQVEDEAGYKFWVHNSTVWRPVTVSKIGF, encoded by the coding sequence ATGAATAGAGGCCTAACATGCCTGATTGTTTTATCTGTTATGATTTTGAGCTCACAGGCTCAAGCACTTTGTGTAAGTGCCTTTGAGGCCAACCTACGTAAGGGTCCTGGGGGAAAGTTTCCGATTTCTTGGGTGGTCGGGCGCTACACGCCGCTGATAAAGTTGGAATCTAAAGGACGTTGGTATCGAGTGGAAGACCAAGATGGTGAGAAGCATTGGGTGTCCGCAAGTCTGGTGACGACCAGTTACCAATGCGTTTCAGTAAAGGGAGCAACAGCTAATCTTCGGTCTGGTCCAGGTACTAACTTTTCTGGAATTCATTACGGGTTTGCAGACAAGTACACTCCCTTCAAGCGCATCAATTTAAAAAATGACTGGTACCAGGTCGAGGATGAAGCAGGATATAAATTTTGGGTCCACAACTCTACGGTATGGCGCCCCGTAACCGTCAGCAAGATCGGTTTCTAA
- a CDS encoding TraR/DksA family transcriptional regulator, whose amino-acid sequence MSNLPNDLITKCRQKLLDAKAELLNRVKEARMDLHTSEDRGGDEGDQTMRALAESEFLSMTERLRKQLMEIEIALSRIENGNYGICEETEEPIEPDRLLAIPWTRLSIEGAEIRESLRKKYAR is encoded by the coding sequence ATGAGCAACTTGCCAAATGACTTGATTACCAAGTGTCGACAAAAGCTTCTTGATGCCAAAGCCGAATTGCTCAACCGGGTTAAGGAAGCGCGCATGGATTTGCATACTTCTGAAGATCGCGGGGGAGACGAGGGCGACCAGACGATGAGAGCACTGGCTGAAAGTGAATTCCTCAGCATGACAGAGCGTTTGCGTAAGCAGCTGATGGAAATCGAAATTGCGCTTTCCCGAATTGAAAATGGCAATTACGGTATTTGTGAAGAGACCGAAGAGCCCATTGAGCCGGATCGCTTGTTGGCGATTCCCTGGACCCGCCTCAGTATTGAAGGCGCAGAGATTCGCGAGAGCCTTAGGAAGAAGTACGCTCGATAA
- a CDS encoding YkgJ family cysteine cluster protein — protein sequence MAHKPFYRDGLRFSCQNSGRCCISRGQWGYVYLTLQDRRDLARELKMTTQEFTRRYTGKEDGFYFLKENPDGPECLFLENNKCRVYKGRPTQCRTWPFWPEVMNPKAWRKDVVDFCPGANKGRLYTALEIKRQVLEQKESEQRMIIERTSS from the coding sequence ATGGCTCATAAACCCTTTTATCGTGATGGATTAAGATTTAGTTGTCAGAATAGCGGCCGCTGCTGCATCTCTCGAGGGCAGTGGGGTTATGTCTACCTGACTCTTCAGGACCGTCGTGATCTGGCCCGCGAACTTAAGATGACGACCCAGGAGTTCACCCGCAGATACACGGGCAAGGAAGACGGCTTTTACTTTCTAAAAGAAAACCCTGATGGTCCGGAGTGTTTGTTTTTAGAGAACAACAAATGCAGGGTTTACAAGGGACGACCCACCCAATGTCGAACATGGCCCTTTTGGCCCGAAGTCATGAACCCCAAGGCCTGGCGCAAGGACGTGGTGGACTTTTGTCCTGGTGCAAACAAGGGCCGCTTGTACACGGCCCTTGAGATCAAAAGACAAGTTTTGGAACAAAAAGAATCTGAGCAGCGGATGATTATCGAGCGTACTTCTTCCTAA
- a CDS encoding agmatinase family protein yields MEPFNPSAPLSADFGIFGLPIKRHDAKVILIPVPWEVTTSYGGGTSRGPDAIRQASSQLDLFDVELGKTYIAGFYMESINQKILALNNELKPFAQRVREELEDGVLSDHGAGYQHRVNEGCKEMVEWVYQGAKRIIRDESKLLGIVGGDHSSPLGAIKAVAEDLGKDYAIIHIDAHADLRKAYMGFTYSHASIMYNVMTSDFAPQKLVQVGIRDLCWEEADFIQRDDRIRPVFGEDIKRRLYSGETWKAVCDDILYGLPEYIYLSLDIDGLSPEFCPHTGTPVPGGLHFSEMLFLLNALGQSGRTIVGFDLCEVAPGPDGDEWDGNVGARLLYRMCGWSAITNGLHPKPISHG; encoded by the coding sequence ATGGAACCCTTTAATCCCAGTGCACCTCTGTCAGCCGACTTCGGTATTTTTGGTTTGCCGATCAAGCGTCACGACGCCAAAGTGATTCTCATACCCGTCCCTTGGGAGGTGACCACTTCCTATGGAGGCGGGACATCTCGTGGCCCCGATGCCATTCGTCAGGCCAGCTCTCAACTGGATCTCTTCGATGTGGAACTCGGTAAGACCTATATCGCTGGTTTTTACATGGAGTCGATCAATCAGAAAATCCTCGCTCTCAACAACGAACTCAAGCCTTTCGCACAAAGAGTGCGGGAAGAGCTGGAGGACGGAGTGCTGTCCGACCATGGGGCGGGCTACCAACACCGGGTCAATGAAGGATGCAAAGAGATGGTCGAGTGGGTTTACCAAGGGGCTAAGAGAATTATCCGTGATGAAAGCAAGCTCTTGGGTATCGTCGGTGGAGATCACTCCTCTCCGCTGGGTGCGATTAAAGCTGTCGCTGAGGATCTCGGCAAAGACTACGCCATCATCCATATCGACGCTCATGCTGATCTTCGCAAAGCCTACATGGGGTTTACCTATTCCCACGCTTCTATCATGTACAATGTGATGACTTCTGACTTCGCCCCACAAAAATTGGTGCAAGTGGGAATTCGTGACCTCTGTTGGGAAGAGGCTGATTTCATTCAGCGGGACGACCGAATTCGCCCGGTATTCGGTGAGGACATCAAACGCCGTCTTTACTCCGGCGAGACCTGGAAGGCCGTTTGTGACGATATTCTATACGGACTTCCCGAGTACATCTACCTCTCTTTGGATATTGACGGACTATCTCCCGAGTTTTGTCCTCACACTGGCACTCCAGTGCCCGGGGGATTGCACTTTTCAGAAATGCTCTTTTTGTTAAACGCCCTTGGCCAGTCGGGACGAACAATCGTCGGCTTTGACCTTTGTGAGGTGGCTCCAGGCCCCGATGGTGACGAATGGGATGGAAATGTCGGCGCCCGCCTTCTCTATCGCATGTGCGGATGGTCGGCGATCACCAATGGACTCCACCCGAAACCCATCTCACACGGGTAG
- a CDS encoding DedA family protein: MSSTTSSSSSIPGMGWVRRMYDWLMKWSDHRHASAALAGLAFIEAFFFPLPVDPLLAAMGTAKPKKALWFSVIATLFSVLGSLGGYLLGRLFWEATQDFFFAYVFAPEKLNIVLEKFQDNAYLAIFLAGFTPIPYKVFAIAGGIANVGIAPMVVGGLVGRGMRFGIIGICLYFFGPKVRELLDKYLERFTLVFGVLIIVGFVLYRGLTG, translated from the coding sequence ATGAGTTCAACCACCTCTTCTTCCTCATCCATTCCTGGAATGGGATGGGTCAGACGTATGTACGACTGGCTGATGAAGTGGTCCGATCACCGTCACGCCAGCGCGGCTCTCGCCGGATTGGCTTTTATCGAGGCCTTTTTTTTCCCCCTCCCAGTTGATCCTCTGTTGGCTGCCATGGGAACGGCCAAACCTAAAAAGGCTCTGTGGTTTTCAGTCATAGCCACTTTATTTTCTGTCCTCGGCTCCCTGGGCGGGTACCTTTTGGGACGGCTATTTTGGGAGGCTACACAGGATTTTTTCTTTGCCTATGTGTTTGCCCCGGAAAAGCTTAATATTGTCCTTGAAAAGTTCCAGGACAACGCCTACCTGGCCATATTTCTGGCTGGCTTTACCCCAATCCCATACAAAGTCTTTGCCATCGCTGGGGGAATCGCAAATGTTGGCATTGCACCGATGGTTGTGGGCGGACTAGTAGGCCGAGGCATGAGGTTTGGAATCATTGGCATTTGCCTGTACTTTTTCGGCCCCAAAGTCCGTGAACTTTTGGACAAGTATTTGGAGCGGTTCACCCTTGTTTTTGGAGTCCTAATAATTGTTGGCTTTGTCCTCTATCGAGGACTCACAGGATAA
- a CDS encoding peptide ABC transporter substrate-binding protein has translation MKLGLVAVSLASAMWAGAAPKKIGNPIIGNAKAPQGGTFYYVLNAEPEKLNPLTSTDNYASHVHQFVIDGLMTTNIETYEMDPALATSYEEDPKGLWYIFHLRKDAKWHDGKPVTAEDVKFSFDAIANPDLKFDTAHIRPYFENIEKAEVIDTHTVKFIIKKKYFNNFKVLASGGFMAIVPKHVYGDASKKNTKVLVGSGPYMVDRYDKGKGLVLKRNPNWWGNSDPIYSGHFKWEKIQFRFVKEEMAQLARLEKGEIDFLSEMTPEAYMQKTNHEPWGKTALKKKVDHKGPRPYGFVGWNFKNPIFAEKDVRIALAHLMNRKLMIEKFRFGMSMEATGPWYQQSPYANKKVKPISFNPKKALSLLKAAGWDDKDKDGVLEKGDQKFKFTLMMASKDAEKYMTIYKEDLKKAGIDMEIKIVEWNTFVKALDDKKFDAVMLGWGGGSVDNDPKQIWHSSSAQAGGSNFISYANPTVDKLIDEGRQELDRNKRIQIYQKIYKEIADDAPYAFLFNNKYFLYAHTSKMKMDKPTYSYGVGYETWWIKQD, from the coding sequence ATGAAACTCGGTCTTGTTGCCGTGAGCTTGGCGAGTGCCATGTGGGCAGGGGCTGCACCGAAGAAAATCGGCAACCCAATTATCGGTAACGCTAAGGCCCCTCAGGGGGGGACTTTCTATTACGTGCTCAATGCGGAGCCGGAAAAACTCAATCCGCTGACAAGTACTGATAACTACGCTTCGCACGTCCATCAATTTGTAATTGATGGCTTGATGACCACAAACATTGAAACCTACGAAATGGACCCTGCCTTGGCCACATCCTATGAAGAGGACCCAAAAGGCCTTTGGTACATCTTTCATTTACGAAAAGATGCGAAATGGCATGATGGTAAGCCGGTTACAGCTGAGGATGTAAAGTTCAGCTTCGATGCTATTGCAAACCCCGATTTGAAGTTCGACACAGCTCACATTCGGCCCTACTTCGAAAATATTGAGAAAGCGGAAGTGATTGATACCCACACCGTTAAATTTATCATCAAGAAGAAGTACTTTAACAACTTTAAGGTACTGGCCAGCGGTGGCTTCATGGCTATTGTCCCCAAGCACGTCTACGGTGATGCCAGTAAGAAGAACACGAAAGTTCTGGTCGGCTCAGGCCCCTATATGGTGGACCGCTACGACAAGGGCAAGGGTTTAGTTCTGAAGAGAAACCCCAACTGGTGGGGGAACTCAGATCCCATCTATTCAGGGCATTTCAAGTGGGAAAAAATTCAATTTCGATTTGTGAAAGAGGAAATGGCCCAGTTGGCTCGCCTGGAAAAAGGCGAAATTGACTTTCTTAGCGAAATGACTCCTGAGGCCTACATGCAAAAGACCAATCACGAACCCTGGGGAAAGACGGCGCTCAAGAAGAAGGTGGACCACAAGGGTCCCCGCCCCTATGGCTTTGTGGGTTGGAATTTTAAAAACCCCATTTTTGCCGAGAAAGACGTTCGTATTGCCTTGGCTCACCTGATGAACCGCAAATTGATGATTGAAAAATTCCGCTTTGGAATGTCCATGGAGGCCACGGGCCCCTGGTACCAGCAGAGCCCCTATGCGAATAAAAAAGTGAAGCCCATCTCTTTTAACCCCAAGAAGGCCCTTTCATTGTTAAAGGCCGCTGGCTGGGACGATAAGGATAAGGATGGAGTCTTGGAAAAAGGAGATCAGAAGTTCAAGTTTACCCTGATGATGGCCTCCAAGGACGCGGAAAAGTACATGACGATTTACAAAGAGGACCTGAAAAAGGCCGGAATCGACATGGAAATTAAGATCGTCGAGTGGAACACCTTTGTGAAGGCTTTGGACGACAAGAAGTTTGATGCAGTCATGCTTGGTTGGGGTGGCGGAAGTGTGGACAACGATCCCAAGCAAATTTGGCACTCCTCCAGTGCTCAAGCAGGGGGTTCGAACTTTATCTCATACGCCAACCCGACAGTGGATAAGTTGATTGATGAGGGTCGTCAAGAACTTGACCGCAACAAGCGGATTCAGATCTATCAAAAGATCTACAAGGAAATTGCCGACGACGCTCCTTATGCCTTCTTGTTCAATAACAAGTACTTCCTCTATGCACATACTTCTAAAATGAAGATGGACAAGCCGACCTACTCTTATGGTGTTGGCTATGAAACTTGGTGGATTAAACAGGATTGA
- a CDS encoding ABC transporter permease subunit codes for MFKYVLRRLIMMIPTLIGITILSFVIINLAPGSPIEQKIMQLRFGGAMGAGAAGGQSDMGVSTDVLEALKKQYGFDKPMHVRYGIWLKNIVTLDFGESFSYEEPVVDVIASKFPVSLQFGVISLLLTYLVCIPLGIAKAVKDGSTFDMATSVFLMFLYSIPPLILAILLRVYLAGGAFLDWFPLGDLYSDNYYDMSTWDQIVDRIHHFVLPLICYVVGNFTVLTFLMKNSLIEEIKLDYVRTARAKGLPEKVVYYKHALRNALIPIATGLASFLGFFFAGSVIIEQVFNLDGMGLLSYKAALDRDYNVIMGLIFFQSLLMLVGRFLSDISYTLIDPRIDFT; via the coding sequence ATGTTTAAATACGTACTTCGTCGCTTGATTATGATGATCCCCACTCTGATAGGGATTACCATCCTGTCTTTTGTTATCATCAACCTGGCGCCGGGAAGTCCCATTGAGCAGAAAATCATGCAATTGCGCTTTGGTGGGGCGATGGGCGCTGGAGCTGCCGGTGGCCAGAGTGACATGGGTGTGTCCACCGATGTTCTAGAGGCCCTTAAGAAACAATATGGTTTTGATAAGCCCATGCACGTTCGCTACGGGATTTGGCTTAAGAATATTGTTACACTGGATTTTGGCGAGAGTTTTAGCTACGAGGAGCCGGTTGTCGATGTCATAGCCAGCAAGTTCCCCGTTTCTCTTCAGTTTGGGGTGATATCGCTGCTGTTGACCTATCTGGTCTGTATTCCCCTGGGGATCGCTAAGGCAGTTAAGGACGGGTCCACGTTTGATATGGCGACCAGTGTTTTTCTCATGTTCCTTTACTCCATACCTCCTCTGATTTTGGCAATCTTATTGCGGGTGTATTTGGCGGGCGGAGCCTTTTTGGACTGGTTTCCTTTGGGTGATTTGTACTCTGATAATTACTACGACATGAGCACTTGGGATCAGATTGTTGATCGGATTCACCATTTCGTCTTGCCCTTGATTTGTTATGTGGTGGGCAACTTTACCGTTTTGACCTTCCTGATGAAGAACTCACTGATCGAGGAAATTAAGCTTGATTATGTGCGCACGGCCCGAGCCAAGGGTCTTCCAGAGAAGGTGGTCTACTACAAGCACGCTCTTCGGAATGCTTTGATTCCCATTGCCACCGGTCTTGCGTCCTTCTTGGGGTTCTTTTTTGCCGGGTCAGTAATCATTGAACAAGTATTTAATCTCGATGGTATGGGCCTCTTAAGTTACAAGGCCGCCCTTGACCGGGACTACAATGTCATCATGGGTTTGATTTTCTTTCAGAGTTTATTGATGCTAGTGGGGCGATTTCTAAGTGATATCAGCTACACCTTGATTGATCCGAGGATTGACTTCACATGA
- a CDS encoding ABC transporter permease subunit — translation MIERMIKNDLTLKRWRRFKKLKRAVISAWVLVFLLFLSLTAEFWANSKPIIMSYKGSIYFPVVRTYHPTIFEQTDIFVTNYRRLEFKDGDWAVWPLVKWDPLESNKEVATYPGSPSLVNWFGTDDRGRDVLSRLIYGFRYSIGFAVLAWFFSYFLGVIVGSIMGFVGGRTDLVGQRVVEVFESMPIFILLITLVSIFGAGLWTLVIFSSIFGWMMISLYIRGEFLKLRKREFVEAARALGVSRMQVIFKHVLPNALSPIVTFSPFSIAGYIYSLAALDYLGFGLPPPTPSWGELLQQANNYFTIAWWLAVYPSVAMVLTLTVLNLIGEGVRDAFDPRKL, via the coding sequence ATGATCGAAAGAATGATCAAAAATGACCTGACCTTAAAACGCTGGCGGCGTTTTAAAAAGCTTAAGCGGGCAGTGATCTCTGCCTGGGTTTTGGTATTTTTGCTCTTCCTGAGTTTGACTGCTGAGTTTTGGGCCAATTCCAAGCCCATCATCATGAGTTATAAGGGTTCCATTTACTTTCCTGTGGTCCGAACTTATCATCCGACAATATTTGAACAGACGGATATCTTTGTTACCAACTACCGGCGCCTCGAATTCAAGGATGGGGATTGGGCAGTTTGGCCTTTGGTCAAGTGGGATCCGCTGGAATCCAATAAGGAAGTGGCCACCTATCCAGGATCTCCCTCATTGGTGAACTGGTTTGGTACTGATGATCGGGGGCGCGACGTGCTCTCCCGGTTGATCTATGGATTTCGCTACAGTATTGGCTTTGCGGTTCTGGCTTGGTTTTTTTCCTATTTCCTCGGAGTCATCGTTGGTTCGATTATGGGATTTGTCGGTGGACGGACAGATTTGGTGGGCCAAAGGGTGGTGGAAGTATTTGAGTCCATGCCAATTTTTATTTTGTTAATTACCCTGGTCTCCATATTTGGTGCGGGCCTGTGGACACTGGTGATTTTTTCGTCGATCTTTGGTTGGATGATGATTTCTCTCTATATTCGCGGGGAGTTTTTGAAGCTCCGTAAGAGGGAGTTTGTTGAGGCTGCTCGGGCACTAGGGGTGTCGCGCATGCAGGTGATTTTTAAGCATGTACTTCCTAATGCCCTAAGCCCGATTGTGACCTTTTCCCCCTTTTCCATAGCGGGTTATATCTATTCACTGGCGGCTCTTGATTACCTGGGATTTGGTTTACCACCGCCGACGCCTAGTTGGGGAGAGCTCCTTCAGCAGGCAAACAACTACTTTACGATTGCTTGGTGGTTGGCTGTGTATCCATCTGTGGCGATGGTCCTCACTCTGACGGTTCTGAATCTGATCGGTGAGGGAGTTCGGGATGCTTTTGATCCTCGGAAGCTATAA
- a CDS encoding cation:proton antiporter, giving the protein MAYAIIGLAVLFFLGHALNWLFIKTKIPDLLILVIMGYLAGPVFGVLKADDFGKVGPILSTMALVVILYEGGLHLSARDLLRSSLPAFKIAILGFLMIATSAFAIAFLLGFQPWHIALLLGIGLGSTSSAIVIPMVKPLSVRDDTKTILSLESAFTDVIIIVLFLVLTDSIASGVFSPREVLVGIGPKPLLAILMGIGSGTLWAFLRRRFGPVVSMTFAGEAWALLSYGVFEATGYNGALGVLALGFTLANLDLLPEWLQSLLSREPVSVNELGILSEITFILRTFFFIYLGLLIQFSSLQVVLIAFALTAAIFATRYFAVRLLFSTKEWPRLDAMVITSMGPRGLACAVLATLPLQKGIEGGQWLQNAMFATIPMTIFLTALFVSLSEREGFRRKAESLFKAYLENSGTPQPDLADGSAQEIIASEDQKHPELPHRSDSEPSE; this is encoded by the coding sequence ATGGCATACGCGATCATTGGCCTGGCGGTTTTGTTTTTTCTCGGTCACGCCCTCAATTGGTTATTCATAAAAACCAAAATTCCTGATCTTCTCATCCTTGTCATCATGGGTTATCTGGCCGGCCCGGTGTTCGGAGTCCTTAAGGCCGACGATTTTGGCAAGGTGGGACCCATCCTTTCCACCATGGCACTGGTGGTGATTCTCTATGAGGGTGGTCTACACTTGAGCGCCCGAGATCTTTTGCGCTCCAGTTTGCCCGCATTTAAGATCGCCATTCTTGGTTTTCTAATGATAGCCACCTCGGCATTCGCGATTGCCTTTTTGCTTGGCTTTCAGCCCTGGCACATTGCCCTGTTGTTGGGAATTGGTTTGGGCAGCACTTCCTCGGCCATTGTCATTCCCATGGTTAAACCCCTGAGTGTTCGCGATGACACCAAAACCATTTTGTCTCTGGAGTCAGCTTTTACCGACGTGATTATCATTGTTCTGTTTTTGGTTCTCACCGACTCTATTGCCTCAGGCGTCTTTAGCCCTCGTGAAGTCTTGGTTGGCATTGGTCCCAAACCTCTGCTCGCCATTCTAATGGGCATAGGCTCTGGAACCCTATGGGCTTTTTTACGTCGCCGCTTTGGCCCCGTGGTATCCATGACTTTCGCTGGAGAGGCTTGGGCACTACTGTCTTATGGTGTCTTTGAAGCCACAGGGTACAACGGAGCTCTTGGTGTATTGGCCCTTGGCTTTACTCTCGCCAACCTGGATCTGCTCCCCGAGTGGCTACAGAGCCTCCTCAGTCGAGAGCCCGTTTCAGTAAATGAACTGGGCATTCTTAGTGAAATCACTTTCATCTTAAGGACTTTCTTCTTCATCTATTTGGGTCTGCTTATTCAGTTCTCGTCCCTGCAGGTTGTTCTTATTGCCTTCGCTTTGACCGCCGCCATTTTTGCCACCAGATACTTTGCCGTTCGCCTTTTGTTTTCCACCAAAGAATGGCCGCGCCTTGATGCTATGGTGATCACATCCATGGGACCCCGTGGGCTTGCCTGTGCCGTTTTGGCTACCCTTCCCCTACAAAAAGGAATTGAAGGTGGCCAATGGTTGCAGAACGCGATGTTTGCCACTATTCCCATGACAATCTTTCTCACCGCCTTGTTTGTCAGTTTGAGTGAACGCGAGGGCTTTCGCCGCAAAGCAGAGTCATTGTTTAAAGCCTATTTGGAAAATAGCGGCACGCCCCAGCCCGATTTAGCAGACGGATCGGCTCAGGAAATTATAGCTTCCGAGGATCAAAAGCATCCCGAACTCCCTCACCGATCAGATTCAGAACCGTCAGAGTGA
- the speA gene encoding biosynthetic arginine decarboxylase: MSWSIERSSELYGVHLWGSSYFGINQKGNIEVSPKGANGPRLDLHNLVQDLRERGIRPPILIRLPDIVESRIQLIAQCFEKAASDHSYQGQFRGVYPIKVNQQSHLVKEVVAFGRATHLGLECGSKPELLVALALMDTTDALVICNGFKDWEYIETALLSRKMGRETIVVVDRKSELDTIIAVAKNLGISPKIGLRGKLNTQGSGRWVESSGARSKFGLTPSEIVDCVDRLKKEDMIDCLALLHYHIGSQIPSIQAIKASMKEGARLFTELYALGAKPTYIDVGGGLGVDYDGSGRSESSTDYSEQEYANDIVSILQSVCDEKGVPHPNIVTESGRASVAHSAVLVFDVLGFNELAKKDIPFEKSAEDGRLVRDLIDIFSSLTPKNFNESYNDLIEKKRDTLQLFTYGVLSLEQRAKAEDICWAITTKMAAMAKEIGEDDIFWELEKELSDTYFCNFSVFQSLPDSWALNQIFPVLPIHRLDERPDRRATLVDLTCDSDGKIAKFTDTSNGEIQNYLEVHSLKEDEPYYLGAFLCGAYQEILGDLHNLFGDTDAVHVSVNENGYSLDHVVEGDTVAEVLSYVEYQKGELVESMRKATECAIAESRLSRQEARQLMKNFEVGLSGYTYLEDPE; this comes from the coding sequence ATGAGTTGGTCAATTGAGCGCAGCAGTGAACTCTATGGGGTCCACCTTTGGGGATCTTCCTATTTCGGCATTAACCAAAAGGGCAACATTGAGGTCTCCCCAAAGGGTGCCAATGGACCGCGCCTCGATTTGCACAACCTTGTCCAGGATCTGCGCGAGCGGGGTATTCGCCCACCGATTCTCATTCGTCTGCCTGATATTGTTGAATCCCGCATTCAACTGATTGCGCAGTGCTTTGAAAAGGCCGCCAGCGACCACAGCTACCAAGGACAGTTTCGCGGTGTTTACCCAATCAAGGTGAACCAGCAAAGTCACCTGGTCAAAGAAGTGGTGGCATTTGGCCGCGCCACTCACCTAGGACTGGAGTGTGGAAGTAAGCCCGAACTCCTCGTTGCCCTAGCTTTGATGGACACCACGGATGCCCTGGTAATTTGCAATGGCTTTAAAGACTGGGAATATATCGAGACAGCCCTGCTATCCCGCAAGATGGGACGAGAAACCATCGTGGTTGTGGACAGGAAATCCGAGCTGGACACGATTATAGCCGTCGCCAAGAACCTGGGAATTAGCCCCAAAATTGGTTTACGCGGCAAGCTCAACACCCAAGGCTCAGGACGTTGGGTGGAATCATCTGGGGCCCGCTCTAAGTTTGGCCTGACGCCTTCGGAAATCGTCGATTGTGTCGATAGGCTCAAAAAAGAAGACATGATCGACTGTCTGGCTCTCCTTCACTACCACATTGGGTCGCAGATCCCATCTATTCAGGCCATTAAGGCCTCAATGAAGGAAGGAGCCCGCCTGTTCACTGAACTCTACGCCCTAGGCGCCAAGCCCACCTATATCGATGTAGGTGGTGGTTTAGGGGTGGACTACGACGGCTCAGGACGTAGCGAAAGCTCGACTGATTACAGCGAACAGGAGTATGCAAATGACATCGTTTCCATTCTCCAAAGTGTTTGCGACGAAAAAGGTGTGCCACACCCAAATATCGTTACCGAATCCGGCCGCGCCTCTGTCGCTCATAGCGCCGTTTTGGTCTTTGATGTCCTTGGCTTTAATGAGCTGGCCAAGAAGGACATCCCTTTTGAAAAATCAGCTGAGGATGGCCGGCTGGTTCGCGACCTGATCGATATATTCTCTAGTCTGACGCCCAAAAACTTCAACGAAAGCTACAACGATCTCATCGAGAAAAAGCGCGACACCCTTCAACTCTTTACCTATGGAGTTTTAAGTCTCGAACAAAGGGCCAAGGCGGAAGACATTTGTTGGGCGATCACCACCAAAATGGCTGCTATGGCCAAAGAGATTGGCGAAGACGATATTTTTTGGGAACTAGAAAAGGAACTTTCGGACACCTACTTCTGTAACTTCTCAGTCTTTCAGTCCCTTCCTGACTCCTGGGCACTCAATCAGATCTTTCCCGTGTTGCCCATTCACCGCCTAGACGAGAGACCAGATCGCCGCGCCACTCTTGTTGATCTCACTTGTGACTCAGATGGGAAGATCGCCAAATTTACGGATACCAGTAATGGTGAAATCCAGAATTATTTGGAAGTTCACTCTTTGAAAGAGGACGAACCCTATTATCTTGGTGCCTTTCTGTGCGGCGCTTATCAGGAAATTCTCGGCGATTTGCATAATCTTTTTGGAGATACGGACGCTGTCCACGTCTCGGTAAATGAAAATGGCTACTCCCTGGACCATGTAGTAGAGGGTGACACGGTTGCCGAAGTACTCTCTTACGTCGAATACCAAAAAGGCGAATTGGTGGAGAGTATGCGCAAGGCGACCGAGTGTGCAATTGCGGAAAGTCGCCTTTCTCGTCAAGAGGCTAGGCAGCTGATGAAAAACTTTGAGGTTGGTCTGTCTGGCTACACATACTTAGAAGACCCAGAATAG